In Symmachiella dynata, the following are encoded in one genomic region:
- a CDS encoding PEP-CTERM sorting domain-containing protein — MTAKSFGMGAACLLTLVLACSPAHANWIDTFDGGFDQPWIFGNSPTSSTFSAVSVGNVLRVEDPTPVFSGGSAFGFGYVNETFSNVRVSGSVNPNNLNNVNSDHTLLARANPSVLSAYALTLDYRNDATGNLQGTVVLSRIDPGAVTNELVIESIGDSDSFYLEFDVFGSTLTGRVYDQPGGTLLKTVSASDSAFASGVSGVAASADFFDEPLLAEFDNVASSVISAAHFDVTIQPSADSNDVVWTVKWDSLNGIPADDFDSYPWDAMDPATGDLFATAPWGNAVRELYFDSIGDPFGPAYSSGANRGFGDGIGNVISDPFGWGVGPDYDSGVSNNDDLFIFNTLLDSAAPFPTSGEFVLTVPGANLSHYNLGTYTNNPFVTVTVTDTPYIAPVPEPSTFALLGLGSFLLIGYGWRNKRCMNQRDRQSRTFNSPRSDRP, encoded by the coding sequence ATGACAGCAAAGAGCTTTGGGATGGGCGCCGCCTGTCTTCTGACTTTGGTGTTGGCCTGTTCGCCGGCACATGCCAATTGGATCGACACGTTTGACGGCGGCTTCGACCAGCCTTGGATCTTCGGCAATAGCCCTACGTCCTCGACATTTTCCGCAGTCTCGGTTGGCAATGTCCTTCGGGTTGAAGACCCGACGCCCGTTTTCAGTGGTGGGTCGGCATTTGGCTTTGGGTATGTCAACGAAACATTTTCCAATGTCCGTGTATCGGGCAGCGTAAATCCCAATAATCTCAACAATGTCAACTCGGATCACACTTTGTTAGCACGGGCCAATCCGAGCGTACTTTCAGCTTATGCGTTGACATTGGACTATCGCAATGACGCCACTGGTAACCTGCAAGGTACCGTTGTCCTTTCACGCATTGATCCTGGGGCCGTTACCAATGAACTTGTCATCGAAAGCATCGGAGATAGCGACTCATTTTACCTTGAATTCGATGTGTTCGGATCAACTTTGACAGGACGCGTCTACGACCAACCAGGCGGAACGCTTTTGAAAACGGTTTCTGCATCAGACAGTGCCTTTGCAAGTGGCGTCTCTGGAGTTGCCGCCAGTGCGGATTTCTTTGATGAACCTCTCCTTGCAGAGTTCGACAACGTCGCATCATCGGTCATCTCCGCCGCACATTTTGACGTGACTATTCAACCCAGCGCAGATTCGAACGACGTCGTCTGGACCGTGAAATGGGATTCCTTGAATGGCATCCCGGCAGACGACTTTGACAGTTACCCCTGGGATGCTATGGACCCGGCCACGGGTGATCTTTTCGCGACCGCCCCTTGGGGAAACGCCGTGAGGGAGCTCTATTTTGACAGTATTGGCGACCCATTCGGGCCTGCCTACTCCAGTGGAGCCAATCGGGGGTTTGGCGATGGCATTGGTAACGTGATCAGCGATCCATTTGGATGGGGCGTTGGCCCGGACTACGACTCAGGTGTTTCGAATAATGACGACCTATTCATTTTCAACACGCTATTGGACTCAGCGGCTCCCTTTCCGACTAGTGGAGAGTTCGTTTTGACGGTCCCTGGCGCGAACTTGAGTCATTACAACCTCGGCACTTACACGAACAACCCGTTCGTCACTGTTACCGTGACAGATACGCCCTATATCGCTCCCGTCCCCGAACCCAGCACCTTCGCGCTGCTCGGTCTCGGCAGCTTTTTGCTGATCGGTTATGGCTGGCGCAACAAGCGTTGCATGAATCAACGTGATAGGCAAAGCCGCACTTTCAACTCTCCAAGAAGTGATCGACCGTAG
- a CDS encoding protein kinase domain-containing protein, with product MLDQSQSSHQEDECPSNADIKALLIGDLSGDEFDRLEAHVGQCAACQERLDSIGDVPDPMFAAIRKLVSPSATILELDVCANVPNELDSEQLTLGDFRIVRELGRGGMGVVYEAEQLSLGRRVALKTMTFAGTLDPRQLVRFENEAHAAAFLNHPNIIPVYSVGSDRGVHYFAMRLVDGFDLRTVVRKVFSGGLEIDPHATTKRASMDTLDNENSVDFISQIPEKSADNESEATNTSGLPNPKVLADFSAGDVATEQDYLRWVAKIIIQAAEALNAAHEQGVLHRDVKPSNLMLEKTGRLWVTDFGLARLETGADMTATGDVLGTLRYSSPEQALGKRGLVDHRSDIYSLGATLYELLTGVPLFRDTDHEALKTNIAHDEPLAPRKINRSIPVDLETIVLKAISKDAAMRYETAQQLADDLRRFLEGMTIEASRPSVWNRTVKWVKRNKPWAAAICTVIVAMVTLMAGLVVHGRSLSDFNQELESTNAELKHALTEVENRQEQAAQLGYAADLRLAEKAWREHDPTHVYSLLNRHLPVEGKLDRRGPEWYYLQQQASGQEMTVAQYETPAYTLAFSADGHWMAASGEDSVVRIYDTTTMTESASFPTEQGEVNGVTFSPDGATLGSTGDNGTVRLWDRQRLHLDREIIAHPDEVYTVLFTPDGQRLISSGNEPVIRVWDATTGAALGTLEGHTGNAGAIAISHSGQQLASAGRDGTVRLWDLDAMKEIRIVRHVERATLSCVAFSNDDRWLASGGSDHRVSLNEIESGRLLCVGEHHDSVQSVTFSPENRRLASSDRGGSVRIWTLPGQPPENVTELKADKTFSAHDGRAYCLQFSPDGRHLASAGTDGAVKWWAPAPSSLWQTVSGKGAYSRCIEFTDDGKFLITCIGEGIYLCDLETLQTTDSWADETQRFYWISASSTNRLCAVEDSHTDVRLYDLGTRHMIAHKDLETDAGVNAGLYSPDGSILAFQRSRNGTVALFDANSLDEMTLDETIDWHQLVFSPDSKWLVVNSNNDIKFWDIEAGKYGRSIVQAHAEGIGCLAFSFDGRYLATAGQDRSVRLWDPRSGELQLDLTAHRDGVEALAFSPDGKTLLSGDASGTIIAWQVSTGQKLVEFETLPAGCGSLAFCPRGDSIVCRLVDDRIFVLKLHPSLPAQGFRPPEHLDPNDSIPENILPSPAAPPDSVDGKQVVLQKSLSLPHPSRPHETFKFRLLGNGNLELAIRSRDTYGGWTPWHFINQDPTPYAGEIGPIIHFDVCGHRFSDTGMRLELCAVTRDGKVWKTRLSYPDSPWEPFRELAEETGHIGPVVRVACHDIDWDNELEVNVTTRAGKQYHARSDPHGWTSFRLLSDNPLPMSFTREFATDHFRLLSTTVHVAQSGEVTGSTLLAAAAKDAETTPGFIGNVRLAAIDAGGAVLFLSPEHTQPLADAIDGPIMQRIRFTWKDQIPADALQAARGFVLVQYIDPLDDDGVRRRIAEIVAEGVGIEWIPLGESD from the coding sequence ATGCTTGATCAATCGCAATCTTCCCACCAGGAGGATGAGTGTCCTTCCAACGCGGACATCAAAGCATTGCTGATCGGCGACTTATCTGGGGATGAGTTCGACCGGCTAGAAGCCCATGTGGGGCAATGCGCGGCATGTCAGGAACGTTTGGATTCGATCGGCGATGTCCCTGATCCAATGTTTGCGGCCATCCGAAAATTGGTGAGCCCTTCCGCCACCATCCTTGAGTTGGACGTCTGTGCCAATGTGCCCAACGAACTAGACTCTGAACAACTGACGTTGGGTGATTTTCGGATTGTGCGAGAACTGGGCCGCGGCGGGATGGGGGTTGTCTATGAGGCGGAGCAGCTGTCTCTGGGCCGTCGGGTTGCACTGAAAACCATGACCTTTGCCGGCACGCTTGATCCTCGGCAGTTGGTCCGCTTTGAAAATGAAGCTCATGCTGCGGCATTCTTAAACCACCCCAATATCATTCCTGTGTATTCGGTGGGGAGTGACCGGGGCGTTCATTATTTTGCGATGCGGCTCGTGGACGGTTTTGATCTGCGGACAGTCGTCCGAAAGGTCTTTAGCGGCGGCTTGGAGATTGATCCGCACGCGACCACCAAACGTGCCTCTATGGATACGCTCGACAATGAGAACAGCGTTGATTTCATTTCCCAAATACCAGAGAAGTCGGCGGACAACGAATCTGAGGCGACGAATACATCAGGCCTTCCGAATCCAAAGGTCCTGGCGGACTTCTCTGCAGGTGATGTTGCGACGGAGCAAGACTACCTGCGCTGGGTGGCCAAAATAATTATTCAAGCCGCTGAGGCATTGAACGCAGCCCACGAGCAAGGCGTTCTCCATCGCGATGTGAAACCATCGAATTTGATGTTGGAGAAGACCGGGCGGCTGTGGGTGACCGATTTCGGTTTGGCGCGACTTGAGACGGGTGCCGACATGACCGCCACAGGCGACGTCCTGGGGACGCTGCGCTATTCCAGCCCAGAACAGGCGCTTGGGAAAAGAGGCCTTGTTGATCATCGCAGCGACATTTATTCGCTGGGGGCTACTTTGTACGAACTGTTGACGGGTGTCCCGTTATTTCGTGATACAGACCATGAAGCCCTCAAGACAAACATTGCCCATGATGAACCGCTTGCGCCGCGGAAGATCAACCGGTCTATTCCCGTGGACTTGGAAACGATTGTGCTCAAGGCGATATCCAAAGACGCGGCAATGCGTTATGAAACGGCGCAGCAATTGGCGGATGATTTGCGGCGGTTTTTGGAAGGCATGACCATCGAGGCGTCACGACCTTCTGTCTGGAACCGAACAGTCAAATGGGTAAAACGAAACAAACCCTGGGCAGCGGCGATCTGCACGGTCATCGTAGCGATGGTCACGCTCATGGCGGGACTGGTTGTGCACGGTCGCTCGTTGTCGGATTTCAATCAGGAGTTGGAATCCACAAATGCCGAGCTAAAGCACGCACTGACCGAAGTCGAGAACAGACAAGAACAAGCAGCACAACTCGGCTACGCGGCAGACCTGCGATTGGCGGAAAAAGCATGGCGGGAGCACGATCCAACGCACGTGTATTCCCTGTTGAATCGCCATCTTCCGGTTGAAGGAAAACTCGACCGGCGCGGTCCCGAATGGTATTACCTCCAACAACAAGCATCCGGTCAGGAGATGACTGTCGCACAATATGAGACGCCGGCATATACGCTGGCATTTTCAGCCGACGGACATTGGATGGCTGCTAGCGGCGAAGATTCGGTCGTCCGCATATACGACACGACGACTATGACCGAGTCGGCCAGCTTCCCCACTGAACAAGGGGAAGTCAATGGAGTAACCTTTTCACCCGATGGAGCCACGTTGGGGTCGACCGGCGATAACGGGACGGTCCGACTCTGGGATCGGCAAAGGCTGCACCTCGATCGCGAGATTATTGCGCATCCGGACGAAGTGTACACCGTTCTCTTCACACCTGACGGCCAGCGGCTGATATCTTCAGGGAACGAACCGGTCATACGCGTCTGGGACGCAACAACGGGTGCAGCCCTCGGTACGCTGGAGGGGCACACGGGTAATGCCGGCGCGATCGCCATTTCGCACAGTGGCCAGCAATTGGCATCAGCAGGTCGCGATGGGACAGTTCGCCTTTGGGATCTGGATGCCATGAAAGAGATTCGTATCGTGAGGCATGTCGAAAGAGCCACGTTATCTTGCGTTGCGTTTTCAAACGATGATCGCTGGTTGGCATCGGGCGGTAGCGATCATCGAGTCAGTCTCAACGAAATCGAGTCAGGCAGATTGCTTTGTGTGGGTGAGCATCATGACAGTGTTCAGAGTGTGACATTTTCTCCCGAAAACCGACGGCTAGCCAGTTCTGATCGAGGTGGGAGCGTCCGAATCTGGACGTTACCCGGGCAACCACCGGAGAACGTCACGGAACTCAAGGCGGACAAAACATTTTCTGCACATGACGGCCGAGCGTATTGTTTGCAGTTCTCCCCGGACGGACGTCACTTAGCGTCCGCCGGAACGGATGGTGCCGTCAAATGGTGGGCCCCCGCACCAAGTTCATTGTGGCAAACCGTTTCCGGAAAGGGTGCTTATTCCAGGTGTATCGAGTTCACAGACGATGGCAAATTCTTAATAACGTGCATCGGCGAGGGAATTTATTTATGCGATCTGGAAACTCTGCAGACCACGGATTCGTGGGCGGATGAAACCCAAAGGTTTTATTGGATCTCTGCGTCGTCGACCAATCGGTTATGCGCGGTGGAGGATTCCCACACTGACGTGCGTTTGTATGACCTAGGTACGCGTCACATGATTGCACACAAGGATCTTGAGACTGACGCTGGTGTCAATGCGGGACTCTACTCCCCAGACGGTTCGATATTAGCCTTCCAACGAAGTCGCAATGGGACGGTGGCGTTGTTTGATGCGAATTCTTTGGACGAGATGACTCTTGACGAAACAATTGATTGGCACCAGCTAGTTTTCTCTCCCGATAGCAAATGGCTGGTTGTGAATTCAAACAACGACATCAAGTTTTGGGACATCGAAGCGGGAAAGTACGGTCGTTCGATTGTCCAGGCCCATGCTGAAGGAATTGGCTGCCTTGCGTTCAGCTTCGACGGTCGTTACCTAGCCACTGCTGGCCAGGATCGAAGTGTTCGGCTGTGGGATCCGCGTTCTGGAGAATTGCAACTCGATTTAACCGCCCACCGGGACGGCGTGGAGGCCCTGGCTTTTTCGCCGGATGGCAAGACGCTGCTTAGTGGCGATGCCTCGGGCACGATCATCGCTTGGCAGGTTTCTACCGGTCAGAAATTAGTCGAGTTTGAAACATTGCCAGCAGGTTGTGGATCCCTCGCCTTCTGTCCACGTGGCGACAGCATCGTTTGTCGACTCGTTGACGACCGCATATTTGTATTGAAGCTGCATCCTAGTCTACCAGCGCAAGGATTTCGCCCACCGGAACATCTTGATCCTAATGACTCGATTCCCGAAAACATACTCCCCTCTCCTGCGGCACCACCGGATTCCGTAGACGGGAAACAAGTGGTGCTGCAAAAATCCCTATCGCTCCCCCATCCCAGTCGGCCTCATGAGACATTTAAATTTCGGTTACTGGGCAATGGCAATCTCGAGTTGGCTATCCGGTCGCGAGACACTTACGGCGGTTGGACGCCCTGGCATTTCATCAATCAGGATCCCACGCCTTATGCTGGCGAGATCGGGCCTATCATTCACTTTGATGTCTGCGGACACCGATTCAGTGATACCGGGATGCGTTTGGAACTCTGTGCGGTGACACGAGACGGAAAAGTCTGGAAGACCCGCCTCAGTTATCCGGACTCGCCGTGGGAACCATTCCGCGAATTGGCGGAAGAGACGGGACACATCGGTCCAGTGGTTCGCGTCGCGTGTCACGATATCGATTGGGACAATGAATTGGAGGTAAACGTCACGACGCGAGCGGGGAAACAATATCATGCTCGGTCCGATCCCCACGGCTGGACGTCCTTTCGGTTGTTGTCCGACAATCCTTTGCCGATGTCCTTTACCCGCGAATTCGCCACGGACCACTTTCGACTGCTCAGCACAACGGTCCATGTCGCCCAATCGGGAGAGGTCACCGGCTCGACGCTCTTGGCGGCCGCAGCCAAGGATGCAGAAACAACTCCAGGGTTTATCGGCAACGTCCGTTTAGCAGCAATCGATGCTGGCGGCGCAGTACTGTTTCTCAGCCCTGAGCATACACAGCCATTGGCCGATGCGATTGATGGTCCGATCATGCAGCGGATACGTTTCACCTGGAAGGATCAAATCCCAGCCGATGCGCTCCAAGCAGCCCGTGGCTTCGTACTCGTGCAGTACATTGATCCTCTCGATGACGACGGTGTTCGCCGGCGGATCGCGGAGATTGTTGCCGAAGGTGTAGGAATCGAGTGGATTCCCCTTGGCGAATCGGACTGA
- a CDS encoding RNA polymerase sigma factor: MSHNEPYRYRDESTRSSLLNGARANDAVAWQRLTKLYGPLIYCWCRRRGLRDEVIEDIVQEVLLSVSGALVRFRRGANRGSFRSWLRRITENKIRDHFRRSQRQLNAPGGSANIAQQLNIPAEHISNDTDSNPQSDVSDDVMAALESVRETISDQTWRAFVLVTFRDFTPAETAAELEMTCNAVRLANGRVRRRLRDILPDVLR, encoded by the coding sequence ATGAGTCATAATGAGCCTTATCGCTATCGCGACGAGTCGACGCGCAGCAGTCTTTTAAACGGGGCACGCGCCAATGATGCCGTTGCGTGGCAGCGACTGACAAAGCTGTATGGGCCGTTGATTTACTGCTGGTGCCGACGCCGGGGACTGCGGGATGAAGTCATCGAGGACATCGTTCAAGAAGTCTTGTTGTCCGTCTCAGGGGCACTGGTCCGCTTTCGTCGTGGTGCCAATCGCGGCAGCTTTCGAAGTTGGCTGCGGCGCATCACCGAAAACAAGATCCGCGACCACTTTCGCCGCTCTCAGCGCCAGCTCAATGCGCCGGGGGGGAGTGCAAACATTGCACAGCAATTAAATATTCCGGCAGAACATATTTCGAATGATACTGACTCGAATCCGCAGAGTGATGTTTCAGACGATGTCATGGCAGCCTTGGAGTCAGTGCGGGAAACAATTTCGGATCAGACTTGGCGAGCGTTTGTCTTGGTGACGTTTCGCGATTTCACACCGGCCGAAACTGCAGCGGAATTGGAAATGACCTGCAATGCCGTCCGACTCGCCAACGGGCGCGTTCGTCGTCGGCTTCGCGATATTTTGCCCGACGTGTTGCGATAG